A region of Rhodospirillales bacterium DNA encodes the following proteins:
- a CDS encoding methylated-DNA--[protein]-cysteine S-methyltransferase — translation MEQIAASPRFRPPPAPDAIGARAPGWIDTPVGRLQVDVAGEVVTSIRWVEAGIGGNAAPGESPVLRAALAQLDAYFVGRLRDFDLPLAPAGSPFEHAVWDLMCAIPWGRTMTYGEMADALGGTARAVGGACGSNPIPVVIPCHRVLGAGDRMTGYSGRGGVETKRRLLMLEGALLI, via the coding sequence ATGGAACAAATCGCGGCATCCCCGCGCTTCCGGCCGCCGCCGGCGCCCGACGCCATCGGCGCGCGGGCGCCGGGCTGGATCGACACGCCGGTCGGCCGCCTCCAGGTCGACGTGGCCGGCGAGGTCGTGACGTCGATCCGCTGGGTCGAGGCGGGGATCGGTGGAAACGCCGCGCCGGGGGAATCGCCGGTGCTGCGCGCCGCGCTGGCGCAGCTCGACGCGTATTTCGTCGGCCGCCTGCGGGATTTCGACCTGCCGCTGGCGCCCGCCGGCTCGCCGTTCGAGCACGCCGTGTGGGATCTGATGTGCGCGATCCCGTGGGGCCGGACGATGACCTACGGCGAGATGGCCGACGCGCTGGGCGGCACGGCGCGCGCCGTCGGCGGCGCCTGCGGCTCCAATCCGATCCCCGTCGTCATCCCCTGCCACCGCGTGCTCGGCGCCGGCGACCGCATGACGGGGTACTCCGGCCGCGGCGGCGTCGAGACCAAGCGGCGGCTGCTGATGCTCGAGGGCGCGCTGCTGATCTGA
- the pcp gene encoding pyroglutamyl-peptidase I, which produces MTTILVTGFEPFDRETVNPSWEVARRLDGWRCDGHVVAARLLPCAFDAVLPALDRHIGELAPEIAICVGQAGGRVEMSVERVAINVVDARIPDNHARQPVDVPVVAGGPPAYFSTLPIKATVARLRAAGIPAGVSNTAGTFVCNHAFYVARHLAATTRPGLRRTGFIHIPYLPEQAARHPGAASMSVETLLAGIRVAIETALDVEGDIALQAGATH; this is translated from the coding sequence ATGACGACGATCCTGGTCACCGGCTTCGAGCCGTTCGACCGCGAGACGGTCAATCCGTCGTGGGAGGTGGCGCGCCGCCTCGACGGCTGGCGCTGCGACGGCCATGTCGTGGCGGCGCGGCTGCTGCCCTGCGCCTTCGACGCCGTGCTGCCGGCGCTGGACCGCCACATCGGCGAGCTGGCGCCTGAGATCGCGATCTGCGTCGGCCAGGCCGGCGGCCGCGTCGAGATGTCGGTCGAGCGCGTCGCCATCAACGTCGTCGACGCGCGCATCCCCGACAACCACGCGCGCCAGCCGGTCGACGTCCCGGTCGTCGCCGGCGGGCCGCCGGCGTATTTCTCGACCCTGCCGATCAAGGCCACGGTGGCGCGGCTGCGCGCCGCCGGCATCCCCGCCGGCGTCTCCAACACCGCCGGCACCTTCGTGTGCAACCACGCCTTCTACGTCGCGCGCCATCTCGCGGCGACGACGCGGCCCGGGCTGCGGCGGACCGGCTTCATCCACATCCCCTACCTGCCGGAGCAGGCCGCGCGCCATCCCGGCGCCGCCAGCATGTCGGTGGAGACGCTGCTGGCCGGCATCCGCGTCGCGATCGAGACCGCGCTCGACGTCGAGGGCGACATCGCCCTGCAGGCCGGCGCGACGCATTGA
- a CDS encoding FAD-dependent oxidoreductase — protein MSPSIVVVGAGPSGFYAVDGLTRALPECRVDVVDRLPTPFGLVRFGVAPDHQGTKGVARQFDRLLTKPSIRFLGGVELGRDVSLDELRDLYDAVVIAIGCHRDRRLGIPGEDLAGVFGSAAFTAWFNGHPDFAALAPPLADARSVAVIGNGNVAIDVARVLAKTADEMAKSDIAPTAAAAIAAAALRDIGIHGRRGPAESSFTNNELAELGRLRDWTPVVAADALGGIDAPESDPAPERMRKRKNLEILRGFATDDRPRRLTFHFHDMPVALHGVDGRVRAVEFADARDPARRRRAPADLVVTCIGYDIAAPAGLPLERGRLAQDDGRVRGLDGVYTVGWAKRGPSGVIPTNRADSLAVAERIAADLSAAPAAAKAGPDGLDALLASRAVAVVDAAGWRRIDAAETAAGAAEGRPRVKRATWEALREAAR, from the coding sequence ATGAGCCCCTCCATCGTCGTGGTCGGCGCCGGCCCTTCCGGATTCTACGCGGTCGACGGCCTGACGCGCGCCCTGCCGGAATGCCGCGTCGACGTCGTCGACCGGCTGCCGACACCGTTCGGTCTGGTGCGCTTCGGGGTCGCGCCCGACCACCAGGGCACCAAGGGCGTGGCCCGGCAGTTCGACCGGCTGCTGACGAAGCCCTCGATCCGCTTCCTCGGCGGCGTCGAGCTGGGGCGCGACGTGTCGCTCGACGAGCTGCGCGACCTCTACGACGCCGTGGTCATCGCCATCGGCTGCCACCGCGACCGCCGGCTCGGGATCCCCGGCGAGGACCTCGCGGGCGTGTTCGGCTCGGCCGCGTTCACCGCGTGGTTCAACGGCCATCCCGACTTCGCCGCGCTCGCGCCGCCGCTGGCGGACGCGCGGTCGGTGGCCGTGATCGGCAACGGCAACGTCGCCATCGACGTCGCCCGCGTGCTGGCGAAGACCGCCGACGAGATGGCGAAATCCGACATCGCGCCGACCGCCGCCGCCGCCATCGCCGCGGCCGCGCTACGCGATATCGGCATCCACGGCCGCCGCGGTCCCGCCGAGTCCAGTTTCACGAACAACGAGCTGGCGGAGCTGGGGCGGTTGCGCGATTGGACGCCCGTGGTCGCCGCCGACGCGCTCGGTGGAATCGACGCGCCGGAGTCCGACCCGGCGCCGGAGCGGATGCGCAAGCGCAAGAACCTCGAGATCCTGCGCGGCTTCGCGACCGACGACCGGCCGCGGCGGCTGACGTTCCATTTCCACGACATGCCCGTCGCGCTGCACGGCGTCGACGGCCGCGTGCGCGCGGTCGAGTTCGCCGACGCGCGCGATCCCGCGCGCCGGCGCCGCGCGCCGGCCGATCTCGTCGTCACCTGCATCGGCTACGATATCGCCGCGCCGGCCGGCCTGCCGCTGGAGCGCGGCCGGCTGGCGCAGGACGACGGCCGCGTGCGCGGCCTGGACGGCGTCTACACGGTCGGCTGGGCCAAGCGCGGACCGTCGGGCGTGATCCCGACCAACCGCGCCGATTCGCTGGCCGTGGCGGAACGGATCGCGGCCGATCTCTCCGCCGCGCCGGCGGCGGCGAAAGCCGGACCGGACGGCCTCGACGCGCTGCTCGCCTCGCGCGCGGTCGCCGTGGTCGACGCCGCGGGATGGCGCCGCATCGACGCAGCCGAGACCGCGGCCGGCGCCGCCGAGGGCCGGCCGCGGGTGAAGCGCGCGACATGGGAAGCGCTCAGGGAGGCGGCGCGATGA
- a CDS encoding SDR family oxidoreductase, whose amino-acid sequence MPLRGKIVLVTNVTRFAGRAATRMAQAQGASVVVTDESFAEAKARKAWQAEFAGSTALAESEPGPVAAAVMARHGRIDALVNNDAWPAQRAPLVEARLDDYRAAFETMAVRPFALTQSVVPHMRAGGRGGKVLFVSSAAPLRGIANYSMYVSARAATNGLVSSLAKELGRDGITVNALGSNYVENPDYFPPALLADKAAMSKMTAQIPLGRLGRPEEIAATICFLISDGAGFITGHVLPHAGGWA is encoded by the coding sequence ATGCCGTTGCGCGGGAAGATCGTCCTCGTCACCAACGTCACGCGCTTCGCCGGCCGCGCCGCCACGCGGATGGCGCAGGCGCAAGGCGCCTCGGTCGTCGTCACCGACGAGTCCTTCGCCGAGGCCAAGGCGCGCAAGGCGTGGCAGGCGGAGTTCGCCGGCTCGACGGCGCTGGCCGAGAGCGAGCCCGGCCCGGTCGCCGCCGCCGTCATGGCGCGCCACGGCCGGATCGACGCGCTGGTGAACAACGACGCTTGGCCGGCGCAGCGCGCGCCGCTGGTCGAGGCCCGGCTCGACGACTACCGCGCCGCGTTCGAGACCATGGCGGTGCGGCCGTTCGCGCTGACGCAGTCGGTCGTGCCGCACATGCGCGCCGGCGGCCGCGGCGGCAAGGTGCTGTTCGTGTCGTCGGCCGCGCCTTTGCGCGGCATCGCCAACTATTCGATGTACGTCTCGGCGCGCGCCGCCACCAACGGGCTGGTGTCGTCGCTGGCCAAGGAGCTGGGACGCGACGGCATCACCGTCAACGCTCTGGGCTCGAACTACGTCGAGAATCCCGACTACTTCCCGCCGGCGCTGCTGGCCGACAAGGCGGCGATGTCGAAGATGACGGCCCAGATCCCGCTCGGCCGGCTCGGCCGGCCGGAGGAGATCGCGGCCACGATCTGCTTCCTGATCTCCGACGGGGCCGGGTTCATCACGGGCCACGTGCTGCCGCACGCCGGCGGCTGGGCTTAG
- a CDS encoding MBL fold metallo-hydrolase, which translates to MAITLQFFGAAGTVTGSCMRLTTPEGEIVVDCGLFQGSKTLQELNYREPPVSPSRVAAVLLTHAHLDHTGLFPKLVVAGFRRRAYATPGTCDLSRWMLPDSGAIQEAEVERLNRRRDRRGSGRVEPIYTRADAEAAVERFAPTPFDEAFSPLPGVTAVFRRAGHILGAAFVETTIDTPDGPLRLTFSGDIGPPGQTLQRDPVPPAPADFAVLESTYGDRVRERRDEEQRRDRLRGEITDALAAGGNVLIPAFAVERTQELLHDLLTLMRRGRLPHAPVFLDSPLAHRATEVFRKHQRELDLDSAGDPFGAANVSVTRTPDESKAIGRVKSGAIIVAGSGMCEAGRIKYHLKDHLWRPQSTVLFIGYQAAGTLGRLIRDGAPTVRIHGETVEVRARVRAIGDYSGHGDRDDLVNWIRPTLPTLGALFLTHGEPAARDGLSSALQAAGFAADRVVQPRLDSCYALEKRDGVWRAAMIDGGCRLDAPQVEAATRGRDWQSDFAEILLDLEHRLDRAADDRSRRKILRDVRRALDSVEPR; encoded by the coding sequence ATGGCCATCACGTTGCAGTTCTTCGGCGCCGCCGGCACGGTCACGGGCTCGTGCATGCGCTTGACGACGCCCGAAGGCGAGATCGTGGTCGATTGCGGCCTGTTCCAGGGGTCCAAGACGCTGCAGGAGCTGAACTACCGCGAGCCGCCGGTGTCGCCGTCGCGCGTCGCGGCGGTGCTGCTGACGCATGCCCATCTCGACCACACCGGCCTGTTCCCCAAGCTGGTGGTCGCGGGCTTCCGCCGCCGCGCCTACGCGACGCCCGGCACCTGCGACCTGTCGCGCTGGATGCTGCCCGATTCCGGCGCCATCCAGGAGGCCGAGGTCGAACGTCTGAACCGCCGTCGCGACCGCCGTGGCAGCGGCCGTGTCGAGCCGATCTACACGCGGGCCGACGCCGAGGCGGCGGTCGAGCGCTTCGCGCCGACGCCGTTCGACGAGGCCTTCTCGCCCCTGCCCGGCGTGACGGCGGTGTTCCGGCGCGCCGGCCACATCCTCGGCGCCGCCTTCGTCGAGACGACCATCGACACGCCGGACGGGCCGCTGCGCCTGACGTTCTCCGGCGACATCGGGCCGCCCGGCCAGACCCTGCAGCGCGATCCCGTCCCGCCGGCGCCGGCCGACTTCGCCGTGCTGGAGTCGACCTATGGCGACCGCGTCCGCGAACGGCGCGACGAGGAGCAGCGCCGCGACCGGCTGCGCGGCGAGATCACCGACGCGCTGGCCGCCGGCGGCAACGTGTTGATCCCCGCCTTCGCGGTCGAGCGCACGCAGGAGCTGCTTCACGACCTGCTGACGCTGATGCGCCGCGGACGCCTGCCGCACGCGCCGGTGTTCCTCGACTCGCCGCTGGCGCACCGCGCCACGGAGGTGTTCCGCAAACACCAGCGCGAGCTCGATCTCGACAGCGCCGGCGACCCGTTCGGCGCCGCCAACGTCTCTGTCACGCGCACCCCCGACGAGAGCAAGGCGATCGGACGGGTCAAGTCGGGCGCGATCATCGTCGCCGGCTCCGGCATGTGCGAGGCCGGGCGCATCAAGTACCACCTCAAGGACCACCTCTGGCGGCCGCAATCGACCGTGCTGTTCATCGGCTACCAGGCCGCCGGCACGCTCGGCCGCCTGATCCGCGACGGCGCGCCGACGGTGCGCATCCACGGCGAGACGGTCGAGGTCCGCGCCCGCGTGCGCGCCATCGGCGACTATTCGGGCCACGGCGACCGCGACGATCTCGTGAACTGGATCCGCCCGACCTTGCCGACCTTAGGTGCGCTGTTCCTGACGCATGGCGAGCCGGCGGCGCGCGACGGGCTGTCGTCGGCCCTCCAGGCCGCCGGGTTCGCGGCCGACCGCGTGGTCCAGCCGCGGCTCGACTCCTGCTACGCCTTGGAGAAGCGCGACGGCGTCTGGCGCGCGGCGATGATCGACGGCGGCTGCCGGCTCGACGCGCCGCAGGTCGAGGCCGCGACGCGCGGCCGGGACTGGCAGAGCGATTTCGCCGAGATCCTGCTCGACCTCGAGCACCGGCTCGACCGCGCCGCCGACGACCGCTCCCGCCGCAAGATCCTGCGCGACGTGCGCCGCGCGCTGGACTCCGTCGAGCCGCGGTGA
- a CDS encoding ATP-dependent 6-phosphofructokinase yields the protein MGKRIGLLTSGGDCAGLNAVIRAVVRRAHHGYDWNVVGIHKGTHGLLARPVEVEELRPEDDDAALLRLGGTILGTTNRGDPFAFPMPDGSVKDRSAEIIEGFRALDLDALIGVGGDGSLAILSRLAAQGGIPFVGIPKTIDNDVARTERAVGFTTAVATATEALDRLQPTAASHDRVMVLELMGRDAGHIAIAAGIAGGADVVLIPEIAWTLETVGRHVKDMRVAGRNFALVVVAEAARPAGVDAAAVKAAGGIGHWLADRLDDLTGAETRVTVLGHVQRGGTPTAEDRLLGSALGVHAVDLVAQGRTGRMVAWWNRDVIDVPLEEVVAVPHVVDPLGPLVRTARGLDICLGDAG from the coding sequence ATGGGCAAGCGCATCGGCCTTCTGACCAGCGGCGGCGACTGCGCCGGGCTCAACGCCGTGATCCGCGCCGTCGTGCGGCGCGCGCACCACGGCTACGACTGGAACGTCGTCGGCATCCACAAGGGCACGCACGGGCTGCTGGCGCGCCCGGTGGAGGTCGAGGAGCTGCGGCCGGAGGACGACGACGCGGCGTTGCTGCGGCTCGGCGGCACGATCCTCGGCACCACCAACCGCGGCGATCCGTTCGCGTTCCCGATGCCGGACGGTTCCGTCAAGGACCGGTCGGCCGAGATCATCGAGGGTTTCCGCGCGCTCGACCTCGACGCGCTGATCGGCGTCGGCGGCGACGGCAGCCTCGCGATCCTCTCGAGGCTGGCGGCCCAGGGCGGCATCCCGTTCGTCGGCATCCCGAAGACCATCGACAACGACGTCGCGCGCACGGAGCGCGCGGTGGGGTTCACGACGGCGGTGGCGACGGCGACCGAGGCGCTGGACCGGCTGCAGCCGACGGCGGCGAGCCACGACCGGGTGATGGTGCTCGAGTTGATGGGCCGCGACGCGGGCCATATCGCGATCGCGGCCGGCATCGCCGGCGGCGCCGACGTGGTGCTGATCCCCGAGATCGCCTGGACGCTGGAGACCGTCGGCCGGCACGTGAAGGACATGCGCGTCGCGGGGCGCAATTTCGCGCTGGTGGTCGTCGCCGAGGCGGCGCGGCCGGCCGGAGTCGACGCCGCCGCGGTCAAGGCGGCCGGCGGCATCGGCCATTGGCTGGCGGACCGGCTCGACGACCTGACCGGCGCCGAGACGCGCGTCACCGTGCTGGGCCACGTCCAGCGCGGCGGCACGCCGACGGCCGAGGACCGGCTGCTCGGCTCGGCGCTCGGCGTCCACGCGGTCGACCTCGTGGCGCAGGGCCGGACCGGCCGCATGGTGGCGTGGTGGAACCGCGACGTGATCGACGTACCGCTCGAGGAGGTCGTGGCGGTACCACATGTCGTCGACCCGCTCGGCCCACTGGTGCGCACCGCGCGCGGTCTGGACATCTGCCTCGGGGATGCCGGCTAG
- a CDS encoding DUF2145 domain-containing protein produces the protein MTTRGLRIGLILAALAAPWMAPPAARAGEPACDPSAGQRVDKVVAASAAARRLERALEASGAEIAIIARVGSDLRRHGIVWTHAGIAWRDDPAARWQVTHLLNDCAGRYSRLYRQGLVNFFLDDPLVYDALVLVPGPATRTALAARLRSGVALTLHQPLYSAMSYPFATSYQNSNQFVLENLALAQIGDIGGGREAAIARLRATGYAPHVVRLTGFERIGAGMKANVRFDDHPRDADQANRYSVVTVASVEAWLAATGDLARRAEVR, from the coding sequence GTGACGACGCGCGGGCTCCGCATCGGCCTGATCCTGGCGGCGCTCGCGGCGCCGTGGATGGCGCCGCCGGCGGCTCGGGCCGGGGAACCGGCCTGCGACCCGTCGGCCGGCCAGCGCGTCGATAAAGTCGTCGCCGCGTCGGCGGCCGCGCGGCGCCTCGAGCGCGCGTTGGAGGCCTCCGGCGCCGAGATCGCGATCATCGCCCGGGTCGGCTCCGACCTGCGCCGGCACGGCATCGTGTGGACGCACGCGGGCATCGCGTGGCGCGACGATCCGGCGGCGCGCTGGCAGGTGACGCATCTGCTGAACGACTGCGCCGGACGGTACTCGCGCCTGTACCGCCAGGGTCTGGTGAACTTCTTCCTCGACGATCCGCTGGTCTACGACGCGCTGGTGCTGGTGCCGGGGCCGGCGACGCGGACGGCGCTGGCGGCGCGGCTGCGATCGGGCGTGGCGCTCACGCTGCATCAGCCGCTCTACAGCGCCATGTCGTACCCGTTCGCGACGAGCTACCAGAACTCCAACCAGTTCGTGCTGGAGAACCTCGCGCTGGCCCAGATCGGCGACATCGGCGGCGGACGCGAGGCGGCGATCGCGCGGCTGCGCGCCACCGGATACGCGCCGCACGTCGTGCGCTTGACCGGTTTCGAGCGCATCGGCGCCGGCATGAAGGCCAACGTCCGTTTCGACGACCATCCGCGCGACGCCGACCAGGCCAACCGCTATTCCGTCGTCACCGTCGCGTCGGTCGAGGCGTGGCTGGCGGCGACCGGCGATCTGGCGCGCCGCGCCGAGGTGCGCTAG
- a CDS encoding asparaginase → MPKPVLQLLALGGTIATRPGASGGMTHGLGADDLVAMAPALGGIATIRAETVARVGSYSITIDMVHALAARIRDAAATGADGVVVTQGTDTLEETAFLLDALLDIDIPVIVTAAMRNPSLASADGPGNLVAAARVAAAPWARQREVGVLAVMLDHAHAAFDVAKTETSRIDAFRSAATGPVATIVEDRVVPLTRPVRAWKDAVRAVIGSIPPARLAEAGTPPVALLWLGLGEAGGLLDAMARADDALGHGGLVLGAMGGGHVPDPLLDRLFALAARLPVAVAPRAGGGPLLRRTYEGPGSEMALRAGGLMYAGRLHPLKTRLLLDLLLRAGCDRAAMAAALDACE, encoded by the coding sequence ATGCCCAAGCCCGTCCTCCAGCTGCTCGCCCTCGGCGGCACGATCGCCACGCGCCCCGGCGCGTCCGGCGGCATGACCCATGGCCTCGGCGCCGACGACCTCGTCGCCATGGCGCCGGCGCTGGGCGGCATCGCCACTATCCGGGCGGAGACCGTCGCCCGCGTCGGCAGCTACAGCATCACGATCGACATGGTGCACGCGCTGGCCGCGCGCATCCGCGACGCCGCCGCGACCGGCGCCGACGGCGTCGTGGTCACCCAGGGGACCGACACCCTGGAGGAGACGGCGTTCCTGCTCGACGCGCTGCTCGACATCGACATACCGGTGATCGTCACGGCGGCGATGCGCAATCCGTCGCTGGCCTCGGCCGACGGGCCGGGCAACCTCGTGGCGGCGGCGCGCGTCGCGGCGGCCCCGTGGGCGCGGCAGCGCGAGGTCGGCGTGCTGGCGGTGATGCTCGACCACGCCCACGCCGCCTTCGACGTCGCCAAGACCGAGACCAGCCGGATCGACGCCTTCCGCAGCGCCGCGACCGGCCCGGTGGCGACCATCGTCGAGGACCGCGTCGTGCCGCTGACGCGCCCGGTGCGCGCCTGGAAGGACGCCGTCCGCGCCGTCATCGGGTCGATCCCGCCGGCGCGCCTGGCCGAGGCCGGCACGCCGCCGGTCGCGCTGCTATGGCTCGGGCTCGGCGAGGCCGGCGGCCTGCTCGACGCCATGGCGCGCGCCGACGACGCGCTGGGCCATGGCGGGCTCGTGCTCGGCGCCATGGGCGGCGGCCACGTGCCCGATCCGTTGCTGGACCGCCTGTTCGCGCTGGCCGCGCGCCTGCCGGTCGCCGTGGCGCCGCGCGCCGGCGGCGGCCCGCTGCTGCGCCGCACCTACGAGGGGCCGGGCTCCGAGATGGCGTTGCGCGCCGGCGGGCTGATGTACGCCGGCCGCCTGCATCCGTTGAAGACGCGCCTGCTGCTCGATCTACTGCTGCGCGCCGGCTGCGACCGCGCCGCGATGGCGGCGGCGCTGGACGCCTGCGAATGA
- a CDS encoding MmcB family DNA repair protein, producing the protein MTDVPQASAPTRPDVTTAVSRGACRLWRARNAAPLVEVPLADGRRADILATAVDGDVAIVEVKSSIEDFRVDQKWRDYLAWCDRFYFAVAADFPLDILPTDVGVIVADAFGGEIVRHDPRDPATTRLGAARRKALLIRCARLGAERLQRLVDPQGLAAL; encoded by the coding sequence ATGACAGACGTCCCTCAGGCTTCCGCGCCCACGCGTCCGGATGTCACGACGGCGGTGAGCCGCGGCGCCTGCCGTCTCTGGCGCGCACGTAACGCCGCACCCTTGGTTGAGGTTCCGCTGGCCGACGGCCGCCGCGCCGACATCCTGGCGACGGCGGTGGACGGCGACGTCGCCATCGTCGAGGTGAAATCCTCGATCGAGGATTTCCGCGTCGACCAGAAATGGCGCGACTACCTGGCGTGGTGCGACCGGTTCTACTTCGCGGTCGCGGCCGACTTTCCGCTCGACATCCTGCCGACCGACGTCGGCGTGATCGTCGCCGACGCGTTCGGCGGCGAGATCGTCCGGCACGATCCGCGCGATCCCGCGACGACGCGGCTGGGCGCGGCGCGCCGCAAGGCGCTGCTGATCCGCTGCGCCCGGCTCGGCGCCGAGCGCCTGCAACGGCTGGTCGACCCGCAGGGACTCGCGGCGCTCTGA
- a CDS encoding helix-turn-helix transcriptional regulator has product MREPYWDLGQRVKTLRKQHGLTQQEFATRLGVTQPTVHRWEKGAFEPDPQTLEALSELAGMSVAEFRYSPGSASRSLVPVVGYVGAGAEIFPIDDHPVGSGLDMVDAPPGDSLGTVAVYVRGESMLPVYGDGDTLFYGRDPQAHGVELGTCLGRDCVVKVANGPTLVKRVEMGGGRGQYTLVSYNAAPLVNVRLDWASPVRWIKRR; this is encoded by the coding sequence ATGCGGGAGCCGTATTGGGATCTCGGTCAACGGGTCAAGACACTGCGCAAGCAGCACGGCTTGACCCAACAGGAATTCGCGACCCGGCTCGGCGTCACCCAGCCGACCGTGCATCGCTGGGAGAAAGGCGCGTTCGAGCCCGATCCGCAGACGCTCGAGGCGCTGTCGGAGCTCGCCGGCATGTCGGTCGCGGAGTTCCGCTACAGCCCCGGCAGCGCCTCCCGCAGCCTGGTGCCGGTAGTGGGCTACGTCGGCGCCGGCGCCGAGATCTTCCCGATCGACGACCATCCCGTCGGTTCCGGCCTCGACATGGTCGACGCGCCGCCGGGCGATTCGCTGGGCACCGTCGCCGTCTATGTCCGTGGCGAGAGCATGCTGCCGGTCTATGGCGACGGCGACACGCTGTTCTACGGCCGCGATCCGCAGGCGCATGGCGTCGAGCTCGGCACCTGTCTCGGCCGCGACTGCGTCGTGAAGGTCGCCAACGGTCCGACGCTGGTGAAGCGGGTCGAGATGGGCGGCGGCCGCGGACAGTACACGCTGGTGTCGTACAACGCCGCGCCGCTCGTGAACGTGCGGCTCGACTGGGCCAGTCCGGTGCGTTGGATCAAACGGCGCTGA
- a CDS encoding sel1 repeat family protein, producing MSRRARRIAGVAAALAFASISSTFTPTPGRAESDDAVALRSGIASVERGDTAAAEASLRPLAAGDAEAAAWLAAALLDRGDASGLREAIGLLKRGAESGNPRARHLLALQYAAGKGVPRDEARAAKLFEEAAEGGIARAAYNLGFLHATGRGVPKDPAEAAKWYERAAKDGDPYGAYAFGRSIETGPRADARAAEIVKAYRAAAERGHLPAALRLGALLAAGRGAKRDLGAARMWLKHAADNGFPEGALALGDLAAAEATGRGARAAAQAAVGWYTIAAEAGLASAQFKLANAYFAGAGPERDFAVAERWYIRAADQGDADAQYTLGIWRSGGIGGKKDPVDGYKWLLLAEKQGHSNAMKVRVRTTSSLAAADARKAEAQAGAFRAKPERAPARPDDPPPPLKPPATTTP from the coding sequence ATGAGCCGGCGCGCGCGCCGTATCGCCGGCGTCGCCGCGGCGCTGGCCTTCGCGTCGATATCGTCGACGTTCACGCCGACGCCGGGCCGCGCCGAGAGCGACGACGCCGTGGCGCTGCGCTCGGGCATCGCGTCGGTCGAGCGTGGCGACACCGCCGCGGCGGAGGCGTCGCTGCGGCCGCTGGCGGCGGGCGACGCGGAGGCGGCGGCGTGGCTCGCGGCGGCGCTGCTCGACCGCGGCGACGCGTCAGGCCTGCGGGAGGCGATCGGCCTGCTCAAGCGGGGCGCGGAGTCCGGCAATCCGCGCGCACGCCACCTGCTGGCGCTGCAATACGCCGCCGGAAAGGGCGTGCCGCGCGACGAGGCGCGGGCGGCGAAGCTGTTCGAGGAGGCGGCCGAGGGCGGCATCGCGCGCGCCGCGTACAACCTCGGCTTCCTCCACGCCACCGGCCGCGGCGTGCCCAAGGATCCGGCCGAGGCGGCGAAGTGGTACGAGCGCGCCGCCAAGGACGGCGATCCCTACGGCGCCTACGCGTTCGGCCGGTCGATCGAGACGGGGCCGCGCGCCGACGCCCGCGCCGCCGAGATCGTCAAAGCCTACCGCGCGGCGGCCGAGCGTGGCCATCTGCCGGCGGCGCTGCGGCTGGGCGCGCTGCTGGCGGCCGGGCGCGGCGCGAAGCGCGATCTCGGCGCGGCGCGGATGTGGCTGAAGCACGCCGCCGACAACGGCTTTCCCGAGGGCGCATTGGCGCTGGGCGATCTCGCCGCGGCCGAGGCGACCGGACGTGGCGCGCGCGCCGCGGCCCAGGCCGCGGTCGGCTGGTACACCATCGCGGCCGAGGCCGGTCTGGCATCGGCGCAGTTCAAGCTCGCCAACGCGTACTTCGCCGGCGCCGGTCCGGAGCGCGATTTCGCGGTCGCCGAACGCTGGTACATCCGCGCCGCCGACCAGGGCGACGCCGACGCGCAGTACACGCTCGGCATCTGGCGCAGCGGCGGGATCGGCGGCAAGAAGGACCCGGTCGACGGCTACAAGTGGCTGCTGCTGGCCGAGAAGCAGGGCCACAGCAACGCGATGAAGGTCCGCGTGCGCACCACGTCGTCGCTCGCGGCGGCCGACGCGCGCAAGGCCGAGGCCCAGGCCGGCGCGTTCCGCGCCAAACCCGAGCGCGCGCCGGCGCGACCCGACGATCCGCCGCCACCGCTCAAGCCGCCCGCGACCACGACGCCGTGA